The Xanthomonas sp. CFBP 8443 genome has a window encoding:
- a CDS encoding ester cyclase → MHTKMPLPALLAVLLAASPAPGHAAASPATAGAIGHADIQRWAEAWNSHDIDTVMTLFTPDVVIHQPSNPKPLDAAGTRAFFAMIFKTYPDFHVTLTDALVDGMQGVSVERVTGTWSGPYVDPATGKTTPGNGRRFDHPGVMLLHYRADHRIDEVTIYWDRLTVDQQLGIAP, encoded by the coding sequence ATGCACACCAAGATGCCGCTGCCCGCACTGCTCGCCGTGCTACTTGCCGCCAGCCCGGCGCCCGGTCATGCGGCCGCCTCGCCGGCCACGGCCGGCGCCATCGGCCATGCCGACATCCAGCGCTGGGCCGAGGCCTGGAACAGCCACGACATCGACACGGTCATGACCCTGTTCACGCCCGACGTGGTGATCCACCAGCCCAGCAATCCCAAGCCGCTCGACGCGGCCGGGACGCGCGCGTTCTTCGCGATGATCTTCAAGACCTACCCCGACTTCCACGTGACCCTGACCGACGCGCTGGTCGACGGCATGCAGGGCGTGTCGGTCGAACGGGTCACCGGCACCTGGAGCGGCCCCTACGTGGACCCGGCGACCGGCAAGACCACGCCCGGCAACGGCCGCCGCTTCGATCACCCCGGGGTCATGCTGCTCCACTACCGCGCCGACCACCGGATCGACGAGGTCACGATCTACTGGGACCGGCTGACCGTCGACCAGCAACTCGGCATCGCGCCGTAA
- a CDS encoding hydrolase, protein MSDLPLLTPDACALVLVDEQAGLAFAAGSADRQSLRSNAVALARSAVAFAVPVVVSTSASKVYSGPLMPPLRAALPDIVPIERRNMNLWEDEAAKAAVVATGRKTLVFAGLLTEACVSFPVLSALADGYKVHVVADACGGLTAASHDAALRRMEQAGAVMTSWLQFLLELQRDWTRHATYEAARSIVVDHGGGYGIGLDYARDMIKPA, encoded by the coding sequence ATGAGCGATCTTCCCTTGCTGACCCCCGACGCGTGCGCGCTGGTGCTGGTCGACGAACAGGCAGGCCTGGCGTTCGCCGCCGGCTCCGCCGACCGCCAATCCCTGCGCAGCAATGCCGTGGCGCTCGCGCGCAGCGCCGTCGCCTTCGCCGTGCCGGTGGTGGTCAGCACCTCAGCGTCGAAGGTCTACAGCGGCCCGCTGATGCCGCCGCTGCGCGCGGCGCTGCCGGACATCGTGCCGATCGAACGGCGCAACATGAACCTGTGGGAAGACGAGGCGGCCAAGGCGGCCGTCGTCGCCACCGGCCGCAAGACCCTGGTCTTCGCCGGGCTGCTGACCGAAGCCTGCGTCAGCTTCCCGGTGCTGTCGGCGCTGGCCGACGGCTACAAAGTGCATGTGGTGGCCGATGCCTGCGGCGGCCTGACCGCCGCCAGCCACGATGCCGCATTGCGACGCATGGAACAGGCAGGCGCAGTCATGACCTCGTGGCTGCAGTTCCTGCTCGAACTGCAGCGCGACTGGACCCGGCACGCCACCTACGAGGCTGCACGCAGCATCGTCGTCGACCACGGCGGCGGCTATGGCATCGGCCTCGACTACGCCCGCGACATGATCAAGCCCGCCTGA
- a CDS encoding serine hydrolase domain-containing protein → MPDSPVAPSMSRRSLLAASGAALLLAALPRPASAAAKEAPSIIDAWAKANGFQGVVLLARDGKVAYAQPFGIVDVEAQRPAQLDDVYGIASISKWLTTLAVLRLVERRKLDLDRPITAWLPDYRADTGARINLRRLLSNSSGLTEQYGPAAKADPSLMTLELPASEAVRRFASADLAFEPGAKFDYIFANWIVVYAIVEAVAGMPFVDAVRSLVLDPLELRHTGTGPAIATAPTTVPSYRTLSPPERRTYDRPGFIAAAGGYFSNAQDLMQAAHRVYDKGFLSAASLRQLNTVEMPEEYALGGRVKTLTLQGKRRTYAWETGNTAGYRSLLAHRLDTRETIVILNNSSMSQRQLDEFAIATQS, encoded by the coding sequence ATGCCCGATTCGCCCGTTGCGCCCTCGATGTCGCGGCGATCGCTGCTGGCCGCCTCCGGCGCGGCGCTGTTGCTGGCCGCACTGCCTCGCCCCGCATCGGCGGCCGCGAAGGAGGCGCCAAGCATCATCGACGCGTGGGCGAAGGCGAACGGCTTCCAGGGCGTGGTCCTGCTCGCCCGCGACGGCAAGGTCGCCTATGCGCAGCCCTTCGGCATCGTGGACGTGGAAGCGCAGCGGCCGGCGCAGCTCGACGACGTCTACGGCATCGCTTCGATTTCCAAATGGCTCACGACGCTGGCGGTGCTGCGCCTGGTCGAACGGCGCAAGCTCGACCTCGACCGGCCGATCACCGCCTGGCTGCCGGACTATCGCGCCGACACCGGCGCCCGCATCAACCTACGCCGCCTGCTGTCCAACAGCAGCGGCCTGACCGAGCAGTACGGCCCGGCCGCCAAGGCCGACCCATCGCTGATGACGCTGGAGCTGCCGGCTTCCGAGGCCGTGCGCCGGTTCGCCAGCGCCGACCTCGCGTTCGAGCCGGGCGCAAAATTCGACTACATCTTCGCCAACTGGATCGTCGTCTACGCCATCGTCGAAGCGGTCGCCGGCATGCCCTTTGTGGACGCCGTGCGCAGCCTGGTCCTGGACCCGCTGGAGCTGCGCCACACCGGCACCGGCCCGGCGATCGCGACCGCGCCGACCACGGTGCCCTCCTACCGGACGCTGTCGCCGCCCGAGCGCCGTACCTACGACAGGCCGGGCTTCATCGCCGCGGCCGGCGGCTATTTCAGCAACGCCCAGGACCTGATGCAGGCCGCACACCGCGTCTACGACAAGGGCTTTCTGTCGGCAGCCTCGCTGCGCCAGCTCAACACGGTGGAAATGCCGGAGGAATATGCGCTCGGCGGCCGCGTGAAGACACTGACGCTGCAGGGCAAGCGCCGCACCTACGCCTGGGAAACCGGCAACACCGCCGGCTACCGCTCGCTGCTCGCGCACCGCCTGGACACGCGCGAGACGATCGTGATCCTCAACAACAGCAGCATGTCGCAGCGCCAACTCGACGAGTTCGCGATCGCCACGCAGTCCTGA
- a CDS encoding autotransporter domain-containing protein: MTSSIRPLRSLLAAAIVLAAAPAFAQQTYSRTVFFGDSLTDAGYYRPLLPASAQAVTGQFTTNPDWVWAQYIADYYHTDGHANGNGQIGDNYAAGNARVGVANPSALGVAPSLATQTSNYLAANGGKADPNALYSVWGGANDLLAVAAGAPAQVTIGNSVTAQVGIVAGLQNAGARYVMVTTIPDVGLTPRFRAGGATTMAQGTALAGSYNSALFAGLKSAGLQVIPVDTFHLLQEVIASPSTYGFSNATGTACQPQITAQSLTCNPTSYVSADAADSYVFADGIHPTGRTHELLAQYALSILEGPRLQQVLSHSAEVTGRARADQVAWHVDGRPDADGMRWWGNLRGDMQRYSHGDLYDGLAPAGLFGVDWSRGEWVFGGFGGFGRVDADFGNRGGDYTQDDSTLGGFAGWYGERAWVNAQVSYSWLSYDVKRKVNLAAATIEHNGSPDGSNLTAALQGGYEFGEGAFKHGPVAAAIWQKVKLDGYTESNPNSSALGYYDQDVESLVGRLGWKASVDAGMVKPYVQATYDHEFKKGEQATAWLQTMPELGAYAVPGLAMDRNYASVVLGARTKVWGLESNVGIAATTGQSRARDTSLFVNFGGSF; encoded by the coding sequence ATGACTTCGTCCATCCGTCCACTCCGCTCGCTGCTGGCCGCCGCGATCGTGCTCGCCGCCGCGCCCGCGTTCGCGCAGCAGACCTATAGCCGCACCGTGTTCTTCGGCGACAGCCTGACCGACGCCGGCTACTACCGGCCGCTGCTGCCGGCCTCGGCGCAGGCGGTGACCGGCCAGTTCACGACCAATCCGGACTGGGTCTGGGCGCAGTACATCGCCGACTACTACCACACCGACGGCCACGCCAACGGCAACGGCCAGATCGGCGACAACTACGCCGCCGGCAACGCCCGCGTGGGCGTGGCCAACCCGAGCGCGCTGGGCGTGGCGCCGTCGCTGGCGACGCAGACCAGCAACTACCTGGCCGCCAACGGCGGCAAGGCCGACCCGAACGCGCTGTACAGCGTGTGGGGCGGCGCCAACGACCTGCTGGCGGTCGCCGCCGGCGCACCGGCGCAGGTCACGATCGGCAACTCGGTGACCGCGCAGGTGGGCATCGTCGCCGGCCTGCAGAACGCCGGCGCGCGCTACGTCATGGTCACCACCATCCCCGACGTCGGCCTCACCCCGCGCTTCCGCGCCGGCGGCGCCACGACGATGGCGCAGGGCACCGCGCTGGCCGGCAGCTACAACAGCGCGCTGTTCGCCGGGCTCAAGAGCGCCGGGCTGCAGGTGATCCCGGTGGATACCTTCCATCTGCTGCAGGAAGTGATCGCCAGCCCGTCCACCTACGGTTTCAGCAACGCCACCGGCACCGCCTGCCAGCCGCAGATCACCGCGCAGTCGCTGACCTGCAACCCGACCAGCTACGTCAGTGCCGACGCCGCCGACAGCTACGTGTTCGCCGACGGCATCCATCCCACCGGCCGCACCCACGAACTGCTGGCGCAGTACGCGCTGTCGATCCTGGAAGGCCCGCGCCTGCAGCAGGTGCTGAGCCACTCGGCCGAGGTCACCGGCCGCGCGCGCGCCGACCAGGTCGCCTGGCACGTCGACGGCCGCCCGGACGCGGACGGCATGCGCTGGTGGGGCAACCTGCGCGGCGACATGCAGCGCTATTCGCACGGCGACCTGTACGACGGCCTGGCCCCGGCCGGCCTGTTCGGCGTGGACTGGTCGCGCGGCGAGTGGGTGTTCGGCGGCTTCGGCGGCTTCGGCCGCGTGGACGCCGACTTCGGCAACCGCGGCGGCGACTACACCCAGGACGACAGCACCCTGGGCGGCTTCGCCGGCTGGTACGGCGAGCGCGCGTGGGTCAACGCGCAGGTCAGCTACAGCTGGCTGAGCTACGACGTCAAGCGCAAGGTCAACCTGGCGGCGGCCACCATCGAGCACAACGGCTCGCCGGACGGCAGCAACCTGACCGCAGCGCTGCAGGGCGGCTACGAGTTCGGCGAGGGCGCGTTCAAGCACGGCCCGGTGGCCGCGGCGATCTGGCAGAAGGTCAAGCTCGACGGCTACACCGAGAGCAACCCGAACTCCAGCGCGCTGGGCTACTACGACCAGGACGTCGAGTCGCTGGTCGGCCGCCTCGGCTGGAAGGCCAGCGTCGACGCCGGCATGGTGAAGCCGTACGTGCAGGCGACCTACGACCACGAGTTCAAGAAGGGCGAGCAGGCCACCGCGTGGCTGCAGACCATGCCCGAGCTGGGCGCCTACGCGGTGCCGGGCCTGGCCATGGACCGCAACTACGCCTCGGTGGTGCTGGGCGCGCGGACCAAGGTGTGGGGCCTGGAGAGCAATGTCGGCATCGCCGCCACCACCGGCCAGAGCCGCGCGCGCGACACCTCGCTGTTCGTGAACTTCGGCGGCAGCTTCTAA
- the thiS gene encoding sulfur carrier protein ThiS, giving the protein MNIELNGQLRPLQPHTTVAVLLIEEGLAQRRVAVEVNGAIVPRGAHAEHALRDGDRVEIVHALGGG; this is encoded by the coding sequence ATGAACATCGAATTGAACGGCCAGCTCCGCCCTTTGCAGCCCCACACCACCGTCGCCGTCCTGCTGATCGAGGAAGGCCTGGCGCAACGCCGCGTCGCGGTCGAGGTCAACGGCGCGATCGTGCCGCGCGGCGCGCACGCCGAGCACGCGCTGCGCGACGGCGACCGGGTGGAGATCGTGCACGCGCTGGGCGGCGGCTGA
- a CDS encoding thiazole synthase: MNAHAPHDALVIAGKPYRSRLLTGTGKFADLEQTRQATEAAAAEIVTVAIRRSNIGQNPGEPNLLDVLPPQRYTILPNTAGCYTAEDAVRTCRLARELLDGHNLTKLEVLGDQRTLFPDVVQTLKAAEILVADGFEVMVYTSDDPILAKRLEEIGCVAVMPLAAPIGSGLGIQNRYNLLEIIDNAKVPIIVDAGVGTASDAAIAMELGCDGVLMNTAIAGARNPVLMASAMRKAVEAGREAFLAGRIPRKRYASASSPVDGLIG; the protein is encoded by the coding sequence ATGAACGCTCACGCCCCCCACGATGCGCTGGTGATCGCCGGCAAGCCCTACCGTTCGCGCCTGCTCACCGGCACCGGCAAGTTCGCCGATCTCGAACAGACCCGGCAGGCTACCGAGGCCGCCGCCGCGGAAATCGTCACCGTCGCGATCCGCCGCTCCAACATCGGCCAGAACCCCGGCGAGCCCAACCTGCTCGACGTGCTGCCGCCGCAGCGCTACACCATCCTGCCCAACACCGCCGGCTGCTACACCGCCGAGGACGCGGTGCGCACCTGCCGCCTGGCGCGCGAACTGCTCGACGGCCACAACCTGACCAAGCTGGAAGTGCTGGGCGACCAGCGCACCCTGTTCCCGGACGTGGTGCAGACCCTGAAGGCTGCCGAGATCCTGGTCGCCGACGGTTTCGAAGTGATGGTCTACACCAGCGACGACCCGATCCTGGCCAAGCGCCTGGAGGAGATCGGCTGCGTGGCGGTGATGCCGCTGGCCGCGCCGATCGGCTCCGGGCTGGGCATCCAGAACCGCTACAACCTGCTGGAGATCATCGACAACGCCAAAGTGCCGATCATCGTCGACGCCGGCGTCGGCACCGCTTCGGACGCGGCGATCGCGATGGAACTGGGCTGCGACGGCGTGCTCATGAACACCGCCATCGCCGGCGCGCGCAATCCGGTGCTGATGGCCAGCGCGATGCGCAAGGCGGTCGAGGCCGGGCGCGAAGCGTTCCTGGCCGGGCGCATCCCGCGCAAACGCTACGCCAGCGCGTCGTCGCCGGTCGACGGGCTGATCGGCTGA
- the trmB gene encoding tRNA (guanosine(46)-N7)-methyltransferase TrmB, with product MTDPFSSAGAKTPPKPFTIEEGRRQVRSFVLRQGRFTPAQQRAFDELWPRFGLDYAGQPRDLDATFGRAARKVLEIGFGNGEALRFAARHDPARDYIGIEVHAPGVGRVLNALAADDSQHVRLYHHDAVEVLEHEIADGALDEVRIYFPDPWHKKRHNKRRLLQPAFAALLVRKLRDGGRLHAATDWADYAEQMWDVLDATDGLVNRAGPRGHVPRPDWRPQTHFETRGQKLGHGVWDLLYDKPGSGIRD from the coding sequence ATGACCGATCCGTTCTCCAGCGCCGGCGCCAAGACCCCGCCCAAGCCCTTCACCATCGAGGAAGGCCGCCGCCAGGTGCGCAGCTTCGTGCTGCGCCAGGGCCGCTTCACTCCCGCGCAGCAGCGCGCGTTCGACGAACTGTGGCCGCGCTTCGGCCTGGACTACGCCGGTCAGCCGCGCGATCTGGACGCCACCTTCGGCCGCGCCGCGCGCAAGGTGCTGGAGATCGGCTTCGGCAACGGCGAGGCGCTGCGCTTCGCCGCGCGCCACGACCCGGCCCGCGACTACATCGGCATCGAAGTGCACGCGCCCGGCGTGGGCCGCGTGCTGAACGCGCTGGCCGCCGACGACAGCCAACACGTGCGCCTGTACCACCACGATGCGGTGGAAGTGCTGGAGCACGAGATCGCCGACGGCGCGCTCGACGAAGTGCGCATCTACTTCCCCGATCCGTGGCACAAGAAGCGCCACAACAAGCGCCGCCTGCTGCAGCCGGCGTTCGCCGCCTTGCTGGTGCGCAAGCTGCGCGACGGCGGCCGCCTGCACGCGGCCACCGACTGGGCCGACTACGCCGAGCAGATGTGGGACGTGCTCGATGCCACCGACGGCCTGGTCAACCGTGCCGGCCCGCGCGGCCACGTGCCACGCCCGGACTGGCGCCCGCAGACCCATTTCGAGACCCGCGGCCAGAAGCTCGGCCATGGCGTGTGGGATCTGCTGTACGACAAGCCGGGATCGGGGATTCGGGACTAG